The genomic stretch ATCGAAGACATCCTCGGCGAGCCGCTCGCGCCGTCTGCCCGTAAACATCTCCCATACTGGTACTCCTCGCAAAACTCGCTCGGCAAAGCCATCGCGACTGCGGGCTTCAAGGCCAGGGGTGTGCGGACGGAGGCCGAGACCGTCGAATTCATCCGTCGTTCCTAATTAGCTAGTTCCCCATCGGAGACGATCAAAAGGTAACGGGGCTACATCGCCGGAGTCCTCGAGCATCCGACACATTGCCGGGCGATCGGCTTCCTTAAGAACTCGACGCGAAGGTGACCCACCCTCCTATTCACACGACGCGATGCGCGCCCCGCGGCCGCGGGCAGGACAGTGGTGGTGGGGGTGTCGCTGCCACCGGTTGATCTGATTACTTCCGCCGCATCGGCCGATACCTATCGTGGATCGGTTGCTGCAAGCTTCACTCGTCTCGATCATCGAGCGTACGGCGAAGGGGTGCCGAATGGCCCGCGGCGGGGTGTTCTGTGTAGAGGGGCAGTGGCATCGTAACCTCGATGAAGAGGGCTCGGTCCAGCCGACCCTGGAACTGCTGGAACGCCTAGGTCGGATTCGCTACATCCACAAGGACGTAGCTACACCAGATGAAATCGAATATTTCCTCGGACGATGGGCGCTGCGCCAGTATGCCGACTACCACGTCGGCTTCTTCGCCATGCACGGGGAACCGGGAAAGCTCTGGCTGACGGACCGACACAGCGTCGACCTAGCGGACGTGGCCGAGCCCCTGGCCGGCCGCTGCGAGGGCCGGCGCCTCTACTTCGGCAGTTGTTCCGTGATGCGGTTCTCCGACTCGGAGCTACATGATTTTCTTACGACCACTGGCGCCGCCATGGTCTGCGGCTATACCCGCAGCGTCGAATGGGTTGAGGCGGCGGCGTTCGAGACGGTTCTGCTGGATGTCCTGGCAAACAGCCCTCGGCACGACGGTGCGGAGCAGCGTCTTGGTTCCGCCCGCTGGGCCGCGCTCTCGGCGAGTCTCGGCTTCAGGGTCGCTTATGCGAGCGGGAAGACCTGGCGCCCTCGACCTCACGCTTCGGCCCAGGCCGCCTGAGGAGCCTGGGTCCTGCAATCGATTAGGTTCCTGCAGTGATCATGCGTGCACAAAACGTACGGATTCGCCGAGAACGGCATCGGCGCCATCAAGGTCGGCGAGTCGGGCAGCCAGCGTGGCCAGTGCGAGCCGTTCCGGCAACGCTTGGCTGAACTTGAGCCCGTCAAGGGCCTTCTTGCTGACCTCGGGGAGGCAGAGCCGCTGGCCGGCGTCGGCGATGAGTGCCCGCCATTCGGCGGGGGTGACGTTCTCCCGGAGTCGGATGTGTCGGTCGTCGAAGCGCTGGATCGGGTCGACGGCTTCGGTGAGGGTTGCGGCGAGGGTGGCGTTCGCGCGGAAGCCTGCCCAGGTCCACCAGCGGAGGTCGTCGCCGCGGTGGTCGCGGAGGATGACGCTGCCGCCTGGGTGGACCAGTGAGGACTCGTCCTCGCGTACCTGTGCGAGGCGGTCGATGGCTCGGCGGGTGAGCTTCACGGGCGGGTCAGCACCGAGCAGTACCTCGCGCATGGCGCGGCTCAGTTCGAAGCCGAGGCCGGACCAGCCGCCGGTTGTCCAGCGGGCCTTGCCGCCGCCGTCGGCGGGTTCGACGAAGCAGCGGCGGCGGCGCCAGTCGATGTAGGTGACCCGCCAGCTGCGTCCGTTGAGCAGGAGGCGTCGGTCGCCCTGGACTTCTTCGGTGAGTAGAGCTGGGTCGACGCGGCCGAGTTCTTCGCGGCCGACGAGCACGGTGAATTCGGGTGCGCCGGTGAAGACGGCGGTCATGGTCATGAAGTGCCGGTGTCCGAAGCGCCGTTCGGCTTCGGGCCCGATGAAGAGCATGCCGCCGTCGCTGTCGAGATAGCCCTGGTCGATCAGGTGGCGCAGGGTTGGGTCGGCGCTGCGGTCGAACGGGGCGAGTCCGTTCCACCACTGCGGCCATGTCTGGTCTCCTGCTCGGTGTTCCTGCAAGCAGAGCGCGAGTATTTGTTGTGCGGCGATGTGTCGGGGTTCGGGTGGTGCGATGACGGGCTCAACCCATCCCCGGCCCCAGAGCAGGAGTAGGGCTGCGGCTTCGAGCAGGGCGTCGCCATCGCGGGCGAGGAACAGGCAGTTGCGGATGCTGCCGGGCCGGCGCCCGGTGCGGCCGAGGCGCTGGAGGAACGACGCCACCGTCGTTGGTGTGTCGATCTGGATGACGCGGTCGAGGTCGCCAACGTCGATGCCGAGTTCCAGGGTGTTGGTGGAGACGATCACGCAGTCGCGGGCTTCGGCGAACGCTTCTTCCGAGCGGCGCCGTTCGTCGACGGAAAGTGAGGCATGGGACAGGAACGTGGTGATGCCTTTGCCTCGCAGCAGGCTGCCGAGTTCTTCGACCGCTTGTCGGGACTCGCAGAAGACCAGGCGCTTTTCGCCGGCATGGAGGCCAGCGATGATCTTGGCTGCATTCTGGAGAGAACCGACGTAGTCGAGCTCGATCTCTCCGGTCGGCACAGCGGCGGCAGATTCTCCCGGTACAAGGACGGGTAGGTCTGGCGCGACGACGCGTGCCGGACGGGTACCGGTGCCGGAGCCTTGCAGCCAAGTCAGAAGTCGAGTCGGGTTGCCCACGGTCGCGGACAACCCGACTCGTTGCACTGGCCGGCCGATCAGGTGGGTGAGCCGCTCCAGGACGGCTAACAGGTGCCAGCCTCGGTCGTCGCCGGCGAAGGCGTGGACCTCGTCCACCACGACAGCCCGCAGGCCGGCGAAGAACGCCCGGTGGTCGACGTTGGCGCTGACCAGCATCGACTCGAGGGACTCCGGAGTGGTGAGCAGGATGTCCGGGCGGGCGGCCAGGATGGCCCGGCGTTTGCTATTGGTGACGTCGCCGTGCCAGAGGGCGACACGGCGGCCGGTCCAGTCGGCGTAGCGTCCCAGCCGAGGCTCGAGATTGTTGAGCAGGGCCTTGAGCGGGCACAGGTAGAGCACGGAAGTGCCGGTCCAGCGTTCGGCTGCCATCCGGGTGAGGATCGGGAAGATCGCCGCCTCGGTCTTGCCGCCGGCGGTGGGGGCGAGCAGCAGAGCGTCCTCACCGGCGATCAGCGGGGCGATGGCGTCGCGTTGTAGAGGTCGTAGGTCGGGCCAGCCGAGCGTGTTGACGATGTGGTGCAGCAGCACGGGATCCAGCGCGGAACTCACGATGGGTTCCTACAACTGCAAGCTGATGTCGTCGGCGGAGGCGGCATTGCGTTCGATCTCGGTGAGTTCGTCCGAGCGTACGGTCAGTGCGTAGTGTTCACGCGGGTTCCAGTCGGCGAACTGATCGGCTCGGTCGAGCACGTCAGCGACGAGTTTCTTGAGGTAGACGCGGGGCGCGACGCCGACCTGACCGCCGAGCTTGCCGGTGACCGCGACCGCGAGTTCCCGCAGGTAGCCATCGTCGATTCGGTCTTCGGCGGCGGGGCTGGCGTAGATGGCGCGGACCCGGCTGCCCAGTTCGACGAGGGCGTCGAGGGAGAAACCCGGCAACCGTAGCTGAGTCGCGCGTGGGTTGTCCCAGCGGGGGTCAGACCCGAAGTCGGTGGCCAGCCGTTGGGCGAGTGGGGCGAGCCGCTGCACGCCTTGGGCGCCGTCGTAGAACGCTGGCGTACCGGTGATGATCAGCAGCAGGCCGGGGAACCGCCCTGCGTAGATCTCGTCGATGAGCTGGCGCAGCGCGTTGAGGGCTTTGTCACGCGCGTCGGACCGGACCCGTTGCAGGGTCTCCACCTCGTCAAGCACCAGCAGCAGGCCGGGGTGTCCACTGTCGCGTAGAACGGTGAGCAGGCCCTGCAGGAAGCTCATCGCGGCGAAATGGTCGAGGTCGCCTTTGACACCCGCAGCTCGGCGGGCAGCCGCGGCGACATGGGGCTGGCCGCCGAGCCAGGCGGCCAGCCCGTCCGCGACGGCGTGATCGCCGGAGGCGGTGGCCGTCCGGTAGCCGCGCAGTGCCGCTGCGAAGCCCGGTGTGCTCCGGGAGATCTCGGTGAGCCTGGTCTCCAGCAGGGCACCGACGGCGGTGTCCAACCCGGCGGTGTCGTCTTCGGCCACAGCGCCGCCGTTCAGGACGTCCTCTTCGAGGGCATAGATCCAGCCGTCCAGGATGGGGCGCAGCGCACTGGCGGGAAACTGCTCGGTGCTCAGGTTCTCGACCAGCCTGCGGTAGATGGTCTCCATCCGGTGCAGGGGCGTTTCCAGCTCGGAGACCTGCACCTCGGCTGTGGCGAAACCACGGCGTTTGGCGCGTTCGGCGAGCCATCGGGTGAAGAACGTCTTTCCGGCGCCGTACTCGCCGCGGACGGCCTTGAAGACGCTTCCGCCGCCGGCAGCCCGGTCCAGGTCGTCGTCGAGCGCGGCTTCGAACCGGTCGAGGCCGACAGCCAGGGCGTCCAGACCGTTCACGGGGACGACGCCGCGGCGCAGAGCGTCGATGATGTCCTTGCGCCGCCGCGCCGAGATCTCCGCGCTCATGCCGTGCCCAGTTGGAACTGTTCGACGAGCAGCACCCGGTCGAGTTTAACGGTCACGTTGTCAGGGTCGATTGACAGCACCGGGTAGCCCTCGACTTGGAGCTGCTTGCGCAATGCGGTAATCGCCCCGTGGATACGGCCGGCCGGGATGCCGGCCCGGGCGGCGAGCGTGTCCATGGTCGCCCGGTCGCCGCCGTCGATGAGCGTACGCAGCAGCGCGCCGGCTCGTTCGTCGGCCAGCGGAGCCCGGGGATCGCGGCGCTGCCGGTAGAGCGGGCTGGCCAGCAGCTCGCTGATCAGGTCGGGCCGTACCGGGACGACAGTTGGCTCAGCGGGCTGCGTGGCCATGTCGAACAGGCTCTCCGTCTGGGCCGCAACGGCCTTCTTCGGCGTCGTCTGCCGAACGGCCGGCGTCGGGACCGGGTGGGCGGGAGCCAGCGAACCGGTGGCGAGCGACTCCCGCCACCAGGACGGGCTGGCGACCGGTGCAGGCTGCCAGTCGGGATGGCCGGAATCATCGCTGTCGGTGAGCATGATCAGTGGAATGACGACTTCGGCGGGCGCGGCACCACCGTGGTAGCCGGCCTTCCGGGGGCCGTAACGCAGTTGCTCGCGCCAGGCGAGCACGACGGTGCCGTCACCCTTGGCGACCCGGGATCCCCGGACGAGGATCTCGCCGTCACCTGCTGGCGAGTCGGCCAGCCGCCAGCGGTTCTCGTCGCTGGAGCTGGACCGGTGCGTGGCTTCGGGGCCGCGGTCGACGACGTGGCCGTGATCGGAGACGATCACCACGGTTCGCCCGTCGGCCAGCACCAGCAGGTCCTTGACGCTCGGGATGGTTTCGCTGCTCCAGACGGTGATGCCGGGTTCACTGCGGTCGAGAGCGTCGTCGATGGTGTTGACCACGGCCGCGACCAGCGGCACGCCGGGATCGGCCAGGGCAGCGGCGACGTCTGGAGCGATGGCCGCCCCGGCGTACCCACGAAGTCCGCTCTTGTGCAGCAGTTGCCCGCCGGGGAAACGCGCGCTGAAGGCGTTGCGTTCGGCCTGCTGCTGGCCCACGGCGATCCGGCCGCTGAGCAGGCTGCACCGGCTGACCTCGGTGACGGTGGGCAGGGCGGCGAGTACACCCGTGCGGGGCCCACCGTGTGGTGTCACCTCACTCCAGGTGCCGGCACGGGTGAGCGACTCGGCGAGTTCGGTGGCTGCGGCAACGCTCATCCCGTCCATGACCAGCAACAGGACCCGGCGGCCCCGGTCGAGGATCGGTTGGACCACCCGGTCGAGGACGTCCTCGACCCGGATCAGTTTCCCGGGGGCGGCTTCGGCTTGTGTATCGGCGGCGAGCAGTTCGGCGAACTGCTGGTCGTGACGGGAGCGGCGGGCGTCGACAGCCTGGTGCAACAGGTGCAGCGCCTCGGTGACCTGCGGGTCGGTGTCGCCAGCGAAGATGTCCAGCCGGGCCCGGTCGACCCAGCCGTCATCGCGCACCTGGCGATGCAGGGCCGCGTAGAGGGTGGCGGGCTTGGGCTGCTCGGGTTCGGCGAGCCAGCGCAGCAGCCGGACGGCCATCTGCATGGTCTTCAGCCGGTCCGGGTCTCCGCTGCGGTGTTCGCCCAGACGGGCCAGCGCGTTCTGGGCCGAGGCGATCAGGGCACGGTCCGCGGTTCCGGTCATCGGCACGGCGAGGCGTACGGCAGCGGCGACGTCCCGTAGCCGCTGCAGGAACCCGGTGGGCAGTAGGCTGCTCGCGCCCAGCAGGCCGACGGCGTCGATCTCCTTGGCGATGTTCTCGGCCCGGGCCAGCATCCGGTTGGCCTCGCCGGCACCGCCTTCCAGACCGATGACCCGGTCCACCCAGATCTCCGCTGCCGACCCGAGTGCCAGCGCGTGGTTCGCATCCAGGCGGGTTCCGCCGAACCACGGCTCCAGTCGGGTCCGGGCTACCGCGACCGCGGTGGCCCGTGGGCCGGTGCGGTCCGGCCAGAGGACCCCGACCAGCAGACCCAGCGGTACGGCGTCGACCCCGTGCCCACCCCGGGTAGCCGCCATGATCGGCACCGCGACGAGTCCGGCCGTCTCGACGAGGTAGCCGGTGAGCCCGTCGAGCAGCTTGCCGGGAAGCTTCTCCAGGCGCAGGACCCGAGCCGCCTCGGTGCTCCACTGCAGTAGACCGGCGCTGTCGATCTCGTCGCGGCCCAAGCCGAGCAACTCTGCGGCGAGGCTGCGCAGGGCATGGTCACGGGTGAGCACGGCGCCGGGCGCCGGCGGCCATTCGGCGACGGGCTTGTAGTCGATCAGCGCCTCGGCGACCCAACGGCCCTCCGCCACGAGAGTGGGGTCCACCTCGAACACCTTGAACATCTGCGTGGCGACGTCCCACATGTCGACCTTGCGGACGTGCTGCTCGCTGACGTGGGCGAGCAGACCTTCGCCTAGTTCGTCGTCGGACAGCTCGGTCAGCAGCATGATCCGTTCACCGTCGGCGCGGTCGTTGAGTGCGGCGCGGGCGGCGAGCGGAGTCGGGCAGGGTACGACCCGCACGGCGGTGCCGCCGATGGTGAGGACTGGTTCGCCGGCCCAGGTGGGCGCGGCCCGCAGGGCGATCGCTGGCGCCTGGTCACGGTCGTCGGTGAGCCAGGCTTCGACCTTTCGCCTGATCGCGGAGGGTTGAACGACGGTCACCGGATCTCCCACGACACATCGACGGCGCGGCCGGCGTCCAGTTCCACCTGCAGGGCGGCGACCAGCTCGTGAAGGTCCTGACGGCTCTGGACGACCCTTCGGGTGGCGCCCGATGCCAGTCTGGGGCGAGGGATCTGGATGCCGCTGGTGGTGGTCGTCGTCCCCGTGGACCCCCGCAGCGCCGTCGTTCCACCAGCGGTCCCGCCGTCGGCAGCCGAACCGGCTCCGCTCTGTGGCGTCACCGTCGACGGGGTGCCGTCGGTGTTGCGGGATCCCGGTGAAGGCGTCCGCATGATCAGGGCGGTGGCCTGGCCGATCGCGGCCTTCAGCGCTTTAGGCAGGTCGGCGGCGTGCGCGTCGTGCCGGGCGGCGGCGGCCAGCCGGTCGAGGATGTCCCTGGCCGGGGGATCGCCGTCGTCGGCGCGCTTGCCGAACATCTCCAGGATGTCCCAGTGCGTGCCGTTCAGCGCTTGGACGACCTGCGCCGCCGTGGTGAAGATGTTGCCGACCGCGGCGTCCTCGATGTCGAATGCCACCCCGGCCATAATCCCGACCAGCACCAGGTCGTCGCTCTCGGCGGCCAAGTCGCTGAGCAGCCGGGCGGCCTGCTGGGCATGGTGCAGCCGGCCGTCCGCAGCGTCCGAGTCGAGGCCGAGCCTCGGCGCATGCTGCGCCAACCCGCTCACCAGCAGCGCCGTCGACTCCTGGTGGCGCTTCGCGGCATCGCGAATGGCCCGGGCCAGGGCGGTGACCCCGGCGGCGCTGCGATAGCCCGGGGTGGTCACCCCGAAGACGCCCCGGGTGTGCGCGCACGCCCGGTCCCAGACATCCTGGTCAGGCAGCTTGACCTGGTGCAGTTCCATCTGGTCGGTGACCGCCTGGATGGTGTCGACCGGGGCCGGTGAACCATGCTGATACCAGGCGAGCTGCTGCTCCTCGGCGAAAACCGCGATGATCAGGTTCTGCAGGTCCCGGTCGAAGCCACGGGCAGCAGGCTCGTCGAGCAGCCGGCGCAGGACATGAACGGGGAAGTGGGTGGTGTAGTTCTCCCGGGCGGCGAACTGTGTCAGGTGCCCGCTCCACAGGCAGGTGCTCCCGGTCAGCACGTACCGGTGCTCGGCGAGCTCGCCGAGCCGCAGCGGATTGCAGATCCTCCGGATGATCCGTTGGTCCGCGGCGTCGACCGCGACACCCTTGGCCTGGTCGGCGACGGCCCGCCGGGCGTACATGAGGATCTTGTTCAGTTCCGGCCGGGTGGGTGCCTTCTCGTCCTCGGGCAGGGCCGGCCGACCCGGGTAGGACCAGTTCAGTAGTTCGGCGGTCAGGTTGGCGAAGGCGTCCGCGAGGGTGCCGCCACGGGGGTCACCGACGCGCAGCCCTTCGGCGAGCGTCTCCAGCACCCCTTTCGAGTCCGGCTCGACGTTCGCCGGTTCCGGCTTGGCCACGCCGTAGGCCTGCTTGAACGCGGCCAGCAACGCCGACTTCAGCTGCTGCTGGCGCTGCTGGAAATACACCTTCGCCTGCTGCCGGTACGCGGCGGACTCGTCGGCGGCGAGCACGCTCAGTCGGTCCCCGCTCGGCCCGCCCAGCAGATAGTTGATCTTTGCAAGGATTTCGACCCGGCCCATCGCCTCCTGGCTGAGGAACAGCGGCATCCAGAACACCGTCCGGGAACCGCTGGGCAGGGTCTCGATGCGGGAGAAGTCCTCGTTACGCCGGTGCCCGGGATCGAACGGATAGTCGATCACGACCCGCCACGCGTCGCCGTCGGCGACCACCGCGTTGTCCGGCATGTTGTCCCGATCGCGGACGTTGCCGAACCGCACGTTGACCAGGTGCTTGCGGCCGCGCCACTCCCGGTAGAACGGGTATTCGCCGAAACCGCCGGACTGGCTGCCCAAGCCCAGCTCGCCGCAGACCATGTCGCGGACCATCTGCTGCAGCACCCCGGCGGCTGTCTCGTTGACCGGCACCAGGTCGAGCAGCTTGTCGTAGTCCGCCGAGGTGATCTTGATGGAGATCACCGGATCGGGCCCGTCGGTCATGTGCAGCTCACCGGCGTCGGCGGTGAGCTGCCGCAGACGGCCCAGCACGATCTGGTTCTCGTACCCCGGCAACGGTGAGGCGATCGAACCGAAGTTGAGCGCGTGCAGCTTGGCCGCGGTCAGGTTGTGCAACGCCGGCACCTCGCTGACCAGGTAACCCAGGATCAGTGTCTTGATCAGCTTGTCGTCGATCTGGAACAGCTCGTGCGTCGCGGCCTGCGCCTCGTCGACACCGTGCATGCCGAGCAGCAGCGGGCGCAGCTTGCGCTGATAGGTGTCCCGCGCGTCCTGGAACTTCTGCTTGAGCTGCGGCCGGTCCGGCAGCTCACCGCGCAACACCAGCGGCTCGAACAGGGCGGCCACCCCGATCAGGTCGTTGACTTGCAACGTGTCCCGCCGCTCGACGAGCAGCTCGGTCATCACCTTCAACGCGGTCCGTTCCCGCTGCAACGCCTGCGACAGCGCCACGAGCGTGGCGACCAGCGCCGGGGAGAACGGGTACAGCCGCCGGAACGCGGTCGCGTCCGAGCCGATGCCGGCGTCCCCGTACTGCGCACCCAGCAGCAGCGTGTCCCACACGTCGCGCCGATTGCGTACCGCCGCGAAGGCGTCGTCGATGACCTTGCGGGCGGCGTCGCTGTTCGGCTTGAGCAGCCGCTCCTCGGTGATCTGCGGCAGGTTCGTGTCTGCCAGCACGATGTCCGTCCCCAGCCGGCCCTGCACGCTGCGCATCACGTCGGCCAGCGCGGCCCGCTCGGTGCCGCCGACCTGCGGGCCGAGGAACTCCTCCAGGTTGCGCTGCCGGGCCACGAACGACACGATCGGCAGCGGCCGGGCCTCGTCGGACGACTCGACCAGCTTGTTCAGCTTCGCGCCCTCGGTCTGCACGAACGTGTGGTCGGCGATCTTCGTGGACAGCCAGAGGATCAGCTCGTCCAGGAACAGCACCATCGCGTCGTACCCGAGCCCCTTGGCGTGCCGGGTGATCACCTTGAGCCCGGTGTCCAGGTCGACGTATTCGCCGCTGCGTACCGCGCCGGAGAAGAACGTCCGGGTCAGCGCGATGACCAGCTCGTCGCGCAGCGGCGTGCCCGGCGGCTCGGCCGCCGCCTGCGCGTAGCTCTCCGGCGTCCAGTCACCCTCCTGCGCCATGTCCACCGCCAGCTGCCCGGTCGACCCGCCGCCGGAACCCTCGCCGCGGAGAAGCTCGAAGAACCGGTCGTCGCCCAGCTGCGTGCGCAGCCGGGCCGCGTCGTCGAGCATCGCGTCGGAGCGGTGCACGGCCGGGACCGGAGCCTCCGGGTGCCGGGCGGTGATCTGCCGCAGGTACCCCTCGAGGACGGCCTGTTCCACCGACCGGGCGTCGAGCATGTGGAAGGTCAGCGTCAGAAACCTACGGCCCTTGATCGCCGGATCGGCCTTGAGGATCGGCTCGGCCAGACGCCGTACGTCGCGCGCCTCCGGGTTGTGCCGCAGAATCTCCCGCAGCACCGCCATGAAGTACGACTTACCGGAACCGAACGAGCCGTGTAGGAACTTCGCCTGCGACTTCCCGCTGCGCACCGCGTGCGCAACCATGCCCAGCGCCTCGTCGAAGTTGCGCTGCAGGTCGTCGGTGACGACGTAGTGCCTCAGATCGGCAGCCTCGGAAGCACGGACCACGAAATCGGTGTCGCCCACCGACTCCGGGATCTCGATGAGATCGCGCAACAGGGTCAACGTCCGCTCCTTACCCCCGGCTCGGGCCACCCCGGACCCGCACCGAATCTCCTGCCAACGTCCAATGCCACATGCCCGGCGTACGGGCGGTCGACCGTCACATGACGGAACCGAAACGAAGCTGCTCCAGGTAGGTCCGGTCGGCGCCGAGCGCGGCCAGTTCACCGTCGATGAATCCGGTGAAGAACTGCGCCGGAGAGCCGTTGAAGCCCTGCCGTTTCTCGCCGAACCACTGCGCCAGCCACGGCTCCAGCTCCGCCAGCCCGGCCAGCAGCGCGAGAAGACCGTCCCGGCGCTCCCGCTCCCACCCGGCCACGTTCTTGCGGTCCAGGTAGACGCCGGCGATCGCCTGCGTCTGTTCCAAGTGGTCCCAGCCTGCCCACCCCAGCAACAGCGTGGAGTCGCCGTCACGACCGACATTCGGGTACGAGACGAAACGCTCCTTCGGTACGTCGAGCTTGCCCCGGTTACGCCAGTAGCTCGCCTTCACGAAGTCCCCGGACCCGTACTTCGGCGGAACATCAATCCGCACCTTCTCCCCGGCGTCCTCGCGGCGCTGCAACGCCCAGGTCCGCTCCCACTGGAGTCGCTTGCGCAACCCAGCCGGCTTGTAACGCAGCACCGGCAGGTACGGCACGTGCTCGTCGGCGACCAGCTTGCCCAAGGTCTTGGTCAGATCGTGCTGATCCGAGCCAACCCACAGATCCAGTACGGACCGGAAGTCGTCATCGTGCCGCACCCGGTCCGCGAGCTGAGCCACCGACATCGGCGCGGGCACACCGGCCCACAGCTCAGGACTTTCCAGCCGGTGGAGCAGCCAGCCCCGTAGCGCCTCCTGCTGCATCGCCTCCCAGCCGGGCGTCGACCAGCGGCGTTTGCACTCCGGCCGCTCGATCAGCCCGATGTTCCGGTCCGACTCGATGACCGCGATCCGTTTCTCCACGATCGCGCGGTATTCCGCCGGCCAGTGCGACGGCAGTTCGGTGATCGGCGTGGACTCGTGCCGCGCGAACCACTGCGTCGCGACCTCCCCGTCCGCCATCTTCCGAGCCAGCACGATCTCGAACGCCCGCTCACCCAGCCTGATCTCCGGCGGCTCCTTCACGGTCAGCACCTCATCGGTCAGCCCGTAGAGCCGGTAGACCTCCCAGTCCAACTCCTCCTGGAGCGCGATCATCCGAGTTCGCATCGCCAGCCACCCGTCCCGAGCCTGCGCTAGCCGCTCCCGCGTGGGCGCAGCCCGCTGCGAGACACCCGCCGGGCTCAAAGCCGCCAGGCGCCTAGCACAGGCATCTAACTCCGTCGTCAACCTCAGCGGGTACGTCGTTGGTAACGGAAACTCCTGAAGCTTCGTCCCCGTAAACTCGTAGAAACGCTCCCACTCCTGGCTCTTGAAACCTTCGTTGACACCCTGGCCGCCCTTGTTGTGGCTGACCTGCTTGAGCCAGAAGCAGGCGGTCGAGCTATTGAGCACCCCGAGCAGCCGCAAGTGATCCTCCTCCGTCGCACCCTCCGGCAACTTGATTGCCGGCGCCGACCGATTGAAGACCTTCCCACCTCGATCTAACACAAAATGGTTGTGCGTCGCTACAAAAGCAAAAGCAATCGACAGCGGTGTCTTTAGCCTCTTGAGCGCAACCTGATGCCACTCCCACCAGGTTCGCCCCTCTCGCCGATAAGAAGTCTTGGCGAACGTCTGCCTATCCCATAATTTTGCTCTAACCGGCCATAAACGTGCTTCAGCTCCAGGCTTTGATTCGATTGGCAACAAACCAGTGCTGCCATACATGAAGATTGCGTGACTGCTTTCGGAAATGATGTAGTCCCGGGCCGCTTCTCCGACGACTACCTGCCGGTGCACGTCGTCTTCGACCCCGAATCGTGTCATCACTGCGCGGTCAGCCAGCATAGCTGCGTCGGCATTGGTTTGACCGGTGTAGCCGATTTCAGCACCGATGTGGTCGAGCGC from Paractinoplanes brasiliensis encodes the following:
- a CDS encoding DUF6642 family protein, with the translated sequence MARGGVFCVEGQWHRNLDEEGSVQPTLELLERLGRIRYIHKDVATPDEIEYFLGRWALRQYADYHVGFFAMHGEPGKLWLTDRHSVDLADVAEPLAGRCEGRRLYFGSCSVMRFSDSELHDFLTTTGAAMVCGYTRSVEWVEAAAFETVLLDVLANSPRHDGAEQRLGSARWAALSASLGFRVAYASGKTWRPRPHASAQAA
- a CDS encoding DEAD/DEAH box helicase; the protein is MSSALDPVLLHHIVNTLGWPDLRPLQRDAIAPLIAGEDALLLAPTAGGKTEAAIFPILTRMAAERWTGTSVLYLCPLKALLNNLEPRLGRYADWTGRRVALWHGDVTNSKRRAILAARPDILLTTPESLESMLVSANVDHRAFFAGLRAVVVDEVHAFAGDDRGWHLLAVLERLTHLIGRPVQRVGLSATVGNPTRLLTWLQGSGTGTRPARVVAPDLPVLVPGESAAAVPTGEIELDYVGSLQNAAKIIAGLHAGEKRLVFCESRQAVEELGSLLRGKGITTFLSHASLSVDERRRSEEAFAEARDCVIVSTNTLELGIDVGDLDRVIQIDTPTTVASFLQRLGRTGRRPGSIRNCLFLARDGDALLEAAALLLLWGRGWVEPVIAPPEPRHIAAQQILALCLQEHRAGDQTWPQWWNGLAPFDRSADPTLRHLIDQGYLDSDGGMLFIGPEAERRFGHRHFMTMTAVFTGAPEFTVLVGREELGRVDPALLTEEVQGDRRLLLNGRSWRVTYIDWRRRRCFVEPADGGGKARWTTGGWSGLGFELSRAMREVLLGADPPVKLTRRAIDRLAQVREDESSLVHPGGSVILRDHRGDDLRWWTWAGFRANATLAATLTEAVDPIQRFDDRHIRLRENVTPAEWRALIADAGQRLCLPEVSKKALDGLKFSQALPERLALATLAARLADLDGADAVLGESVRFVHA
- the brxD gene encoding BREX system ATP-binding protein BrxD: MSAEISARRRKDIIDALRRGVVPVNGLDALAVGLDRFEAALDDDLDRAAGGGSVFKAVRGEYGAGKTFFTRWLAERAKRRGFATAEVQVSELETPLHRMETIYRRLVENLSTEQFPASALRPILDGWIYALEEDVLNGGAVAEDDTAGLDTAVGALLETRLTEISRSTPGFAAALRGYRTATASGDHAVADGLAAWLGGQPHVAAAARRAAGVKGDLDHFAAMSFLQGLLTVLRDSGHPGLLLVLDEVETLQRVRSDARDKALNALRQLIDEIYAGRFPGLLLIITGTPAFYDGAQGVQRLAPLAQRLATDFGSDPRWDNPRATQLRLPGFSLDALVELGSRVRAIYASPAAEDRIDDGYLRELAVAVTGKLGGQVGVAPRVYLKKLVADVLDRADQFADWNPREHYALTVRSDELTEIERNAASADDISLQL
- the pglZ gene encoding BREX-2 system phosphatase PglZ gives rise to the protein MTVVQPSAIRRKVEAWLTDDRDQAPAIALRAAPTWAGEPVLTIGGTAVRVVPCPTPLAARAALNDRADGERIMLLTELSDDELGEGLLAHVSEQHVRKVDMWDVATQMFKVFEVDPTLVAEGRWVAEALIDYKPVAEWPPAPGAVLTRDHALRSLAAELLGLGRDEIDSAGLLQWSTEAARVLRLEKLPGKLLDGLTGYLVETAGLVAVPIMAATRGGHGVDAVPLGLLVGVLWPDRTGPRATAVAVARTRLEPWFGGTRLDANHALALGSAAEIWVDRVIGLEGGAGEANRMLARAENIAKEIDAVGLLGASSLLPTGFLQRLRDVAAAVRLAVPMTGTADRALIASAQNALARLGEHRSGDPDRLKTMQMAVRLLRWLAEPEQPKPATLYAALHRQVRDDGWVDRARLDIFAGDTDPQVTEALHLLHQAVDARRSRHDQQFAELLAADTQAEAAPGKLIRVEDVLDRVVQPILDRGRRVLLLVMDGMSVAAATELAESLTRAGTWSEVTPHGGPRTGVLAALPTVTEVSRCSLLSGRIAVGQQQAERNAFSARFPGGQLLHKSGLRGYAGAAIAPDVAAALADPGVPLVAAVVNTIDDALDRSEPGITVWSSETIPSVKDLLVLADGRTVVIVSDHGHVVDRGPEATHRSSSSDENRWRLADSPAGDGEILVRGSRVAKGDGTVVLAWREQLRYGPRKAGYHGGAAPAEVVIPLIMLTDSDDSGHPDWQPAPVASPSWWRESLATGSLAPAHPVPTPAVRQTTPKKAVAAQTESLFDMATQPAEPTVVPVRPDLISELLASPLYRQRRDPRAPLADERAGALLRTLIDGGDRATMDTLAARAGIPAGRIHGAITALRKQLQVEGYPVLSIDPDNVTVKLDRVLLVEQFQLGTA